One window from the genome of Acinetobacter sp. LoGeW2-3 encodes:
- a CDS encoding DUF1826 domain-containing protein, protein MANTFAGNNQIGVVSNFFELVHTNFQGEMNAICWSRNLLGDFKEIVAKLELKENMTEVSIEDLLALQLSENGHLAREIILKDMQLLTDYGASPSLNLLKCYERDDELDFISTDVYSYHVDRSPIETDTFLCTYHGAASDILPNDQVEQKVLIPEIRAQLKQLHDGPEADFEAFLAEYFFDLHYQPKPDAHPVNLGLGHLWRLAVDHPTQQVLPCVHRAPVENNEYRLLLIC, encoded by the coding sequence ATGGCGAATACATTTGCTGGCAATAATCAAATTGGCGTAGTTTCAAATTTTTTTGAACTTGTTCATACAAATTTTCAAGGTGAGATGAACGCCATTTGTTGGTCTAGAAATTTGCTGGGTGATTTTAAAGAAATTGTCGCTAAATTAGAGTTAAAAGAAAACATGACCGAAGTGTCTATTGAGGATCTTTTGGCACTTCAGCTTTCTGAAAATGGTCATCTAGCCAGAGAAATTATTTTAAAAGATATGCAGTTATTAACTGACTACGGCGCTTCTCCTTCTTTGAATTTGCTGAAATGCTATGAACGGGATGATGAGCTCGACTTCATTTCAACCGATGTCTATTCCTATCATGTGGACCGTTCGCCCATCGAAACGGATACATTTTTATGTACCTATCATGGGGCTGCAAGTGACATTTTGCCCAATGACCAGGTTGAGCAAAAAGTTTTGATTCCAGAAATTAGAGCACAACTCAAACAATTACATGATGGACCTGAAGCTGATTTCGAAGCCTTTCTCGCAGAATATTTCTTTGATCTGCATTATCAGCCTAAACCAGATGCACATCCTGTAAATTTAGGTCTAGGACACCTCTGGCGACTGGCTGTTGATCATCCAACACAACAGGTTTTACCGTGTGTGCATCGAGCACCGGTTGAAAACAATGAGTATAGACTGCTATTAATTTGTTAA
- a CDS encoding cation diffusion facilitator family transporter produces MSESHQHDHSHFEVSEKNAKKLYLALGLTTTFLIIEVIAAVITQSLALLSDAAHMLTDTAALAIALAAIKIGQKPADDKRTFGYQRFEILAALFNAVMLFAVAIYILFEAYQRFQHPPEIQSIGMLIVAICGLAINLISMSILASGSKESLNVKGAYLEVLSDAIGSVGVIIGAILIYYTDWMWIDTVIAVLIGFWVLPRTWILLKQSTNILLEGVPKEIDIEKLRNDLLSLEGVQDIHELKVWAITSKKIILTVHLIAPHADPKRLHDEAFHMLQDKHHIHEITLQIEDEHWHDHHHQH; encoded by the coding sequence ATGAGTGAATCACATCAGCACGACCATAGTCATTTTGAAGTATCAGAAAAAAATGCAAAAAAACTATATCTGGCACTGGGGTTAACAACAACGTTTTTAATTATTGAAGTGATTGCAGCAGTCATTACCCAGAGCCTGGCGTTACTTTCAGATGCTGCACATATGCTGACAGATACAGCGGCATTGGCTATTGCCCTGGCTGCAATAAAAATTGGGCAAAAACCTGCAGATGACAAACGCACTTTTGGTTATCAACGCTTTGAAATCCTGGCAGCATTATTTAATGCCGTCATGCTATTTGCGGTCGCGATCTATATTCTGTTTGAAGCCTATCAACGATTTCAGCATCCCCCTGAGATCCAGAGTATTGGCATGCTGATCGTGGCAATATGTGGTTTGGCAATTAACCTGATTTCAATGAGTATTTTAGCCTCAGGAAGTAAAGAAAGCCTGAATGTCAAAGGTGCTTATCTTGAGGTATTGAGTGATGCCATAGGATCTGTCGGTGTCATTATTGGCGCCATTCTGATTTATTACACCGACTGGATGTGGATTGATACGGTGATTGCAGTATTGATTGGATTCTGGGTGCTGCCAAGAACCTGGATTTTGTTAAAGCAAAGTACCAATATTTTACTAGAAGGCGTACCAAAAGAGATTGATATTGAAAAATTAAGAAATGATTTACTCAGTCTGGAAGGTGTACAAGATATTCATGAGTTAAAAGTTTGGGCGATCACATCGAAAAAGATTATTTTAACGGTACATTTGATTGCACCCCATGCAGATCCAAAAAGATTACATGATGAGGCTTTTCACATGCTGCAGGATAAACATCATATTCATGAAATCACATTACAGATTGAAGATGAACATTGGCATGATCACCACCATCAGCATTAG
- a CDS encoding putative oxygenase MesX produces the protein MSNKFACSIKRIRFDENYEPANNTRLTTNFANLARGESRQENLRRTLTMINNRFNSLATVDNPKGDRYSLEIDIISAEIDIEGNGQTFPFIETLKSTIIDHKTGERIEGMIGNSFSSYVRDYDFSVVLPALGCKFNEMPEDFGDLHGKLYLHLVNSNVFKAEFKKQPVICLSISTTKTYYQTANVHPILGVEYTNDDYSRTDAYFAKMGLSVRYFKPQGANAPLAFYCAGDLLRDYTDFELISAISTMESFQRIYRPEIYNTNSPAGVVYQPSLSYGDYSLTRVVYDRVERGELAVKQGKWTEENFIKPYKNILDEWATNFKVEKAQPDQAA, from the coding sequence ATGAGTAATAAATTTGCATGTTCAATAAAACGTATTCGTTTTGATGAGAACTACGAGCCAGCAAACAATACACGCTTAACCACTAACTTTGCCAATTTGGCGCGTGGCGAAAGTCGTCAAGAAAACCTTCGTCGTACTCTAACGATGATCAATAATCGCTTTAATAGCTTGGCGACTGTCGATAACCCTAAAGGTGATCGCTATTCACTTGAGATCGATATCATCTCTGCTGAAATTGATATTGAAGGGAATGGTCAAACCTTCCCATTTATTGAGACCCTCAAAAGCACCATTATCGATCATAAAACGGGGGAACGTATTGAAGGTATGATCGGTAATAGCTTTTCTTCCTACGTACGTGATTATGACTTTAGTGTGGTGCTTCCTGCATTGGGCTGTAAGTTTAATGAAATGCCTGAAGACTTTGGTGACTTGCATGGCAAGCTGTATTTGCATTTGGTGAACTCTAATGTGTTTAAAGCAGAATTTAAAAAGCAGCCAGTAATTTGTCTGAGTATTTCAACCACTAAAACTTATTACCAAACTGCAAATGTACATCCGATCTTAGGTGTGGAATACACCAATGATGATTACTCTCGTACAGATGCATATTTCGCCAAAATGGGTTTAAGTGTACGTTACTTCAAACCTCAAGGTGCTAACGCACCACTGGCATTCTACTGTGCAGGTGACTTGCTACGTGACTACACCGATTTTGAACTGATCAGTGCCATTAGTACTATGGAAAGCTTCCAACGCATCTATCGTCCTGAAATCTATAACACGAATTCACCTGCAGGTGTTGTGTACCAACCCAGCTTGAGCTATGGCGATTATTCATTGACGCGTGTTGTCTATGACCGTGTTGAACGTGGTGAATTGGCTGTGAAACAAGGGAAATGGACAGAAGAAAACTTTATCAAGCCATATAAAAACATTCTTGATGAATGGGCTACAAATTTTAAAGTAGAAAAAGCTCAGCCAGACCAAGCTGCTTAA
- a CDS encoding methionine synthase: MALLLPTSTAGSLPKPSWLAEPEKLWSAWKLEGEELLEAKRDALKLSLHEQVCAGIDIVSDGEQTRQHFVTTFIEHLEGVDFNKRETVRIRNRYDASVPSVVGEVSRKKAVFVDDAKFLRSQTNRPIKWALPGPMTMIDTLYDGYYKSREKLAWEFAKILNQEALELEAAGVDIIQFDEPAFNVFFDEVNDWGVATLERALEGLKCETAVHICYGYGIKANTDWKKTLGSEWRQYEEVFPKLQKSKIDIVSLECQNSRVPMDLIELIRGKKVMVGAIDVATNQIETADEVADTLRKALQFVDADKLYPSTNCGMTPLSRNVARGKLEALSAGAAIVRQELSA, translated from the coding sequence ATGGCACTTTTACTCCCGACATCGACAGCAGGCAGCTTACCGAAACCCTCTTGGTTAGCAGAACCTGAAAAATTGTGGTCAGCATGGAAACTTGAAGGCGAAGAACTGCTTGAGGCGAAACGTGATGCATTGAAATTGTCTTTACACGAACAAGTATGTGCAGGCATTGATATTGTGAGCGATGGTGAACAAACTCGTCAGCACTTTGTAACCACCTTTATTGAGCATCTTGAAGGAGTGGATTTTAACAAGCGTGAAACCGTGCGAATCCGAAACCGTTACGATGCCAGCGTGCCATCTGTGGTTGGTGAAGTGTCGCGTAAAAAAGCAGTCTTTGTCGATGATGCCAAATTCTTACGTAGCCAAACCAATCGACCGATCAAATGGGCATTACCTGGTCCAATGACTATGATTGATACACTGTACGATGGTTATTACAAGAGCCGTGAAAAACTGGCGTGGGAATTTGCCAAGATCCTGAATCAGGAAGCGTTGGAACTCGAAGCGGCAGGGGTTGATATCATCCAGTTCGATGAACCTGCATTCAATGTGTTCTTTGATGAAGTAAATGATTGGGGCGTGGCAACTTTAGAACGTGCACTTGAAGGTCTGAAATGTGAAACAGCCGTGCATATTTGCTACGGTTATGGCATTAAAGCCAACACAGACTGGAAAAAGACCTTGGGTTCAGAATGGCGCCAGTACGAAGAAGTTTTCCCGAAACTGCAAAAATCCAAGATTGATATCGTGTCCTTAGAATGCCAAAACTCACGTGTGCCGATGGATCTGATCGAGCTGATTCGTGGCAAGAAAGTGATGGTCGGCGCCATTGATGTCGCAACTAATCAAATCGAAACAGCTGACGAAGTGGCCGATACATTGCGTAAAGCACTGCAATTTGTTGATGCAGATAAACTCTATCCTTCCACCAACTGTGGTATGACACCTTTATCCCGCAATGTTGCACGTGGCAAGCTTGAGGCCTTAAGTGCAGGTGCTGCCATTGTTCGTCAAGAGCTGAGTGCTTGA
- a CDS encoding flavin reductase, whose product MIEATDFRNAMSLLTTAVNVITTHSTAGMHGFTASAVCSVTDTPPTLLVCMNQSSRSHAHFIENKVLSVNVLSTQHEQLSNAFASSKFSSKERFKLGNWTTLETGSPVLEDALASFDCQIEEIQNVGTHSIFLCRVVAIKQSQQEESLVYFNRAYHQVGALETV is encoded by the coding sequence ATGATTGAAGCAACAGATTTTAGAAATGCAATGTCTTTATTGACGACTGCCGTGAATGTTATTACCACACACAGTACAGCAGGGATGCATGGCTTTACTGCATCAGCGGTATGTAGTGTCACCGATACACCGCCGACATTGCTGGTCTGCATGAATCAATCCTCTCGTTCTCATGCACATTTTATTGAAAATAAAGTGCTATCCGTGAATGTACTCAGTACACAGCACGAACAGCTCTCCAATGCTTTTGCTTCAAGCAAATTCAGTTCGAAAGAGCGCTTTAAACTAGGTAATTGGACTACACTTGAAACAGGTTCACCTGTATTAGAAGATGCTCTAGCGAGTTTTGACTGTCAGATAGAAGAGATTCAAAACGTCGGCACACACAGTATTTTTTTATGTCGTGTTGTAGCGATTAAACAAAGTCAGCAAGAGGAAAGCTTAGTTTACTTTAATCGCGCCTATCATCAGGTTGGTGCGTTAGAGACAGTTTAA
- a CDS encoding LysR family transcriptional regulator, with amino-acid sequence MIELRHLKTLSAIREHGSLVAAASDLCLTPSAISHQLRELDQWFGVEVVNRKTRPISFSNVGLRLLKLADEILPQVQIAQSDITRIVHGQTGRIIFSSECHSCFDWLMPLLNQYRSQYPDVDLDFASGFEANPHELLQTGEFDLLITADPIALKSIEYFPIFEYESRLVLSNTHPLVRAKDITVQELAEETLITYPVDKHRLDIMSRLFIPANILPKKIRTTDLTQMLIQLVASGRGIAALPDWVVNEYEQKGWVTSRRLKCVSPEGLRRTLYAGYRTEEKQKDYFEGFLKQLDRFSKKRNHYYA; translated from the coding sequence ATGATTGAACTACGACACTTAAAGACACTTAGTGCAATCCGTGAACATGGCTCTTTAGTCGCGGCAGCAAGTGATTTATGTTTAACGCCGTCTGCAATATCACATCAACTGCGTGAGTTGGATCAGTGGTTTGGTGTGGAAGTGGTGAATCGTAAGACACGTCCGATTAGTTTTTCCAATGTAGGATTACGCTTATTGAAGTTGGCAGATGAAATCTTGCCTCAAGTTCAAATTGCGCAAAGTGATATCACCCGTATTGTTCATGGTCAAACAGGACGCATTATTTTTTCTTCAGAGTGTCATAGTTGTTTTGACTGGCTGATGCCACTTTTGAATCAATACCGTAGCCAGTATCCTGATGTGGATCTGGACTTTGCCTCTGGCTTTGAAGCGAATCCACATGAACTTCTACAAACAGGCGAATTTGATCTGCTGATTACTGCTGATCCAATTGCGCTTAAAAGTATCGAATATTTCCCAATTTTTGAGTATGAATCACGATTAGTATTATCGAATACTCATCCATTGGTGCGTGCCAAAGATATTACAGTGCAGGAATTGGCTGAAGAAACTCTGATTACCTATCCTGTAGACAAACATCGTTTGGATATCATGTCACGTTTATTTATTCCGGCGAACATTCTACCTAAGAAAATTCGTACCACTGATTTAACCCAAATGTTGATCCAGCTGGTTGCAAGTGGAAGAGGGATTGCAGCATTGCCAGATTGGGTGGTAAATGAATATGAGCAGAAAGGGTGGGTGACTTCACGTCGTCTGAAATGTGTTTCACCTGAAGGGTTGCGCCGTACTTTATATGCGGGCTATAGAACTGAAGAAAAACAAAAAGACTATTTTGAAGGATTCTTGAAGCAGTTGGATCGGTTCTCTAAGAAACGGAATCATTATTACGCTTAA
- a CDS encoding cold-shock protein, producing the protein MSNSNVVKGTVKWFNETKGFGFIQQESGPDVFAHFSEIASSGFKTLIEGQQVEFSVAQGQKGPNAVNIVAI; encoded by the coding sequence ATGTCAAACTCAAATGTTGTTAAAGGTACTGTAAAGTGGTTCAACGAAACTAAAGGTTTTGGTTTCATTCAACAAGAATCAGGTCCAGATGTTTTTGCTCATTTCAGCGAAATCGCGAGTTCAGGTTTCAAAACCTTAATTGAAGGTCAACAGGTTGAATTTAGTGTCGCTCAAGGTCAGAAAGGACCAAATGCTGTAAATATTGTTGCTATCTAA
- a CDS encoding DMT family transporter, whose amino-acid sequence MIYLMLFVVMFGGAVLCAQSSINGRLGATVGVLESSWLTFVLGALVSFLIAFFLEPNHALNLFTAPRWQLTGAFFGVAYMLTIVFAMPRLGAAATTVAVISGQLLMSLLIDHFGWLNNPVIPLDGSRLAAIILLAIALFFIYKSNIAAKAQVEN is encoded by the coding sequence ATGATTTATCTAATGTTATTCGTCGTTATGTTTGGCGGAGCTGTTTTATGTGCTCAATCTTCAATTAATGGTCGTTTGGGTGCAACAGTTGGTGTGCTGGAAAGTTCATGGCTGACATTTGTCTTAGGTGCTCTAGTCAGTTTTCTAATTGCTTTCTTTCTTGAGCCAAACCATGCATTGAATTTATTCACCGCCCCAAGATGGCAATTAACAGGTGCATTTTTTGGCGTAGCCTATATGCTCACTATTGTATTTGCGATGCCTAGACTGGGTGCTGCTGCCACCACTGTCGCTGTTATTAGTGGCCAGTTATTAATGAGTCTGCTCATCGACCATTTCGGATGGTTGAATAACCCAGTGATCCCTTTAGATGGATCAAGACTAGCGGCAATTATATTGTTAGCCATTGCGCTGTTTTTTATTTATAAAAGTAATATTGCAGCTAAAGCGCAAGTTGAAAATTAA
- a CDS encoding DMT family transporter — MKQLWIFPLVVLAGMGLSVEAGLLGPLGEEIGHFWATLGIFAIGSLLLTLGLIFSRPKLSLMFKQPRWQLTGGILGPIYVVALTVATPHIGVGLTMVGILFGQVLTSLIIDHWGLLGSRKRAVDKYRIGALVAILAALWLIQ; from the coding sequence ATGAAACAGTTGTGGATTTTCCCATTGGTCGTGCTTGCAGGTATGGGGTTATCTGTTGAAGCAGGCCTACTGGGTCCACTCGGAGAAGAAATTGGCCATTTCTGGGCGACCTTAGGAATTTTCGCCATAGGCTCACTGCTCTTAACCTTGGGGCTAATCTTTAGCCGTCCAAAACTCTCCCTGATGTTCAAGCAACCCCGGTGGCAACTGACTGGCGGTATATTAGGACCTATATATGTCGTAGCTTTAACGGTAGCGACGCCGCATATTGGTGTTGGTCTTACCATGGTCGGTATTTTGTTTGGCCAGGTTTTGACCAGTCTCATTATTGATCATTGGGGTTTATTAGGCAGTCGAAAACGGGCTGTAGATAAATATCGTATTGGCGCACTGGTGGCTATTCTCGCTGCATTATGGCTTATTCAATAA
- a CDS encoding LysR family transcriptional regulator encodes MQLNALRYFVMVATTGSFSATAKHFQVPSSSVSRFISKLEQEVGQQLFYRNTRSVRLTEIGEKYFVQIKEILDTLDLANEEISGKNAIRGLIRINTAVALGRLHIARIVNKLYELYPDLTVELILTDTFIDPVQEGVDIAIRIGSLQDSALIARKICDQHYVLCASPAYLEKYGTPQSPAEIQNHQCLVYKGVSGTQRWYFRQQDQDKPILIEPQGPLMSNNAEVLVDAALEGRGIVLFPTWIFTENYFKTHQLVQLLPDWISTVEPYSIGIHLVSPENRIRSQKVRVVLDFILKEIGDPPYWDNILKL; translated from the coding sequence ATGCAACTCAATGCGCTACGCTATTTTGTGATGGTGGCAACCACAGGCAGTTTTTCTGCTACAGCAAAACATTTTCAGGTGCCATCCTCTTCAGTATCCCGATTTATTTCTAAACTTGAACAGGAAGTCGGGCAGCAGTTGTTTTATCGCAATACTCGCTCTGTTCGGCTGACTGAAATAGGGGAAAAGTACTTTGTGCAAATTAAGGAAATACTGGATACACTGGATTTGGCCAATGAAGAAATTTCAGGCAAAAATGCAATCAGAGGATTAATTCGTATCAATACGGCGGTTGCACTGGGAAGGCTGCATATCGCGCGTATTGTAAATAAACTGTATGAGCTCTATCCCGATCTTACAGTCGAGTTGATTTTGACGGATACCTTTATTGATCCGGTACAAGAAGGCGTTGATATTGCCATACGCATTGGTTCCTTACAGGATTCAGCATTAATTGCACGAAAGATCTGTGATCAGCACTACGTCCTGTGTGCGAGTCCTGCATATCTTGAGAAATATGGAACCCCGCAATCCCCAGCAGAGATTCAGAATCATCAGTGTCTTGTATATAAGGGCGTCTCTGGAACTCAACGCTGGTATTTCCGTCAGCAGGATCAGGACAAGCCAATTTTGATAGAGCCACAAGGTCCTTTGATGAGTAATAACGCAGAAGTCCTGGTAGATGCTGCATTGGAAGGACGGGGGATTGTATTATTTCCAACCTGGATTTTTACAGAGAATTACTTCAAAACCCATCAACTGGTTCAACTTCTTCCTGACTGGATCAGTACAGTAGAGCCTTATTCTATAGGGATCCATCTTGTTTCTCCGGAAAATAGAATTCGTTCACAAAAAGTAAGAGTAGTCCTAGATTTCATTTTAAAAGAAATTGGAGACCCACCTTACTGGGATAATATTCTTAAGCTTTAA
- a CDS encoding EAL domain-containing protein, producing MSQTASYLDTQSIFNLIGQHADLHLIFQKISEWLENRIPDSMVSIMSYSETEQTLNLVSGAQHFSNRYQEGIANIKIGPHVGACGAAAFHRELVICENLATDPNWQAFQYLVQDENIHACWSAPIINALGKLYGTFATYYRSPKRPTSTHIQLIRHAASLIALSMDLYVERQQKLALNDKYGSFFNYHPDVIFEHNLQGVILDANLAAEGMTKFNLEQTLGAHFSKFICAEFIERTQAAFEQASKGNSQYLEIQALTFSGERYWLDLTYLPIKQAQQVVGVFGIARDITERRESEEMLRLLKRSVDANPLGIMLTNATSDQAIEYVNPAFEDLTGYKKEEIIGKNCRFLQGPDTDPEAVDKIRNALQEKQEIQTTLKNYRKDGSWFWNHLIVGPVFDDQNFCTHFLGIQQDITQQRADSEYIARQQTHDSLTGLINRNTFEKQLEAAFCIQHENDRSLIVMYIDLDGFQPLNHSLGYLIGDQLLMAVAHRLRQIFQEEDIISHFSADEFGILLNKYQDLKQVAVIAEKILKSLSVPFDIDGHKIHMSASIGIADDDPEIEKSTQFLHHAIHAMNEAKKEGGNTWNWYASHSANTPKIDYVQMRHELMVALEEKQFRLFYQPVIDANSGQLKSVEALIRWQHPERGFISPAEFIPFAEKTGQIVAIGQWVLQQACQDLVAWNKENAADLSVAVNLSPLQFKRTGFLHELQETLKNTQLQAELLKIEVTETMLIAGADRSLEILKAIRELGIKVSVDDFGTGYSSLSYLRTLPVDEIKLDRCFIEQLPENEKDGAIVAAIIVMAHKLGLEVVAEGIETPAQAQFLREYECDYFQGFYFAKPAPLAELKLNYKQVG from the coding sequence ATGAGTCAAACAGCAAGTTATTTAGACACCCAATCAATCTTTAATTTAATTGGGCAACATGCTGATTTACACCTCATATTTCAGAAGATTAGTGAATGGCTAGAAAACCGAATACCTGACTCAATGGTATCCATCATGTCGTATTCGGAAACAGAACAAACTTTAAATTTAGTCAGTGGTGCGCAACATTTTTCAAATCGCTATCAGGAAGGGATTGCTAATATTAAAATAGGTCCACATGTGGGTGCATGTGGGGCAGCAGCTTTTCATCGAGAACTGGTGATTTGTGAAAATTTAGCGACTGATCCGAACTGGCAAGCGTTCCAATATCTGGTTCAAGACGAAAATATACACGCATGTTGGTCTGCTCCTATTATTAATGCCTTAGGGAAACTCTATGGCACCTTTGCGACCTATTATCGTTCTCCTAAACGCCCAACATCTACACATATTCAATTAATTCGTCATGCAGCATCTTTAATTGCCCTCAGTATGGATTTGTATGTAGAACGACAACAAAAACTGGCACTTAATGATAAATACGGTTCTTTCTTTAATTACCATCCAGATGTGATATTTGAGCATAATCTTCAAGGGGTTATCCTTGATGCCAATCTCGCTGCTGAAGGTATGACTAAATTTAATCTTGAACAGACTTTAGGTGCTCATTTTTCAAAATTTATATGTGCTGAATTTATAGAAAGAACTCAAGCAGCATTTGAACAAGCATCCAAGGGAAATAGTCAGTATCTGGAAATTCAGGCTCTCACTTTTTCTGGTGAACGTTATTGGTTAGACCTCACCTATTTACCAATCAAACAGGCACAACAAGTCGTTGGCGTATTTGGTATTGCGCGTGATATTACCGAACGGCGTGAAAGCGAAGAAATGCTACGTTTACTAAAACGCAGTGTCGACGCGAATCCTCTTGGTATTATGTTAACGAATGCCACCTCAGACCAAGCAATTGAATATGTGAATCCAGCTTTTGAAGATTTGACTGGGTATAAAAAAGAAGAAATTATCGGTAAAAATTGTCGTTTTCTACAAGGTCCGGATACTGATCCTGAAGCAGTGGATAAAATACGAAACGCGCTGCAAGAAAAACAAGAAATTCAAACCACCTTAAAAAACTATCGTAAAGACGGAAGCTGGTTCTGGAACCATCTGATAGTAGGACCGGTTTTTGATGATCAAAATTTTTGCACCCATTTTCTTGGGATTCAGCAAGATATTACGCAACAGCGCGCAGATAGTGAATATATCGCCCGTCAGCAAACCCATGATAGTTTAACAGGGTTAATTAATCGTAATACCTTTGAAAAACAACTGGAGGCTGCTTTCTGTATCCAACATGAGAATGATCGTTCCCTTATTGTCATGTATATTGATTTAGATGGTTTCCAGCCTTTAAATCACAGTTTGGGATACCTCATTGGTGATCAACTTCTAATGGCTGTAGCACATCGTCTGCGTCAGATCTTTCAGGAAGAAGATATCATTTCTCATTTTTCAGCGGATGAATTTGGCATTCTTCTGAATAAATATCAGGATTTAAAACAAGTCGCGGTCATTGCAGAAAAAATATTAAAAAGTCTATCAGTTCCATTTGATATCGACGGTCATAAAATCCATATGAGTGCGAGTATTGGTATTGCAGATGATGACCCTGAGATAGAGAAGTCTACCCAATTTCTTCATCATGCGATCCATGCCATGAATGAAGCGAAAAAAGAAGGTGGCAATACTTGGAATTGGTATGCTTCTCATTCTGCTAACACACCAAAAATTGATTACGTGCAGATGCGCCATGAACTCATGGTTGCCCTGGAAGAAAAACAGTTTAGGTTGTTCTATCAACCAGTGATTGATGCAAACTCAGGCCAATTAAAAAGTGTAGAAGCTTTAATCCGTTGGCAGCATCCAGAAAGAGGTTTTATATCTCCAGCAGAGTTCATTCCCTTCGCTGAAAAAACCGGTCAAATTGTAGCGATTGGTCAATGGGTTTTACAACAAGCGTGTCAGGATCTTGTCGCGTGGAATAAGGAAAATGCAGCTGACCTGAGTGTAGCCGTCAACCTTTCCCCTTTACAGTTTAAGCGCACAGGCTTCTTGCATGAATTACAAGAAACGTTGAAAAACACTCAACTACAGGCTGAATTATTAAAAATTGAAGTCACTGAAACGATGTTAATAGCGGGTGCTGACCGTTCATTAGAAATACTAAAAGCAATTCGAGAATTAGGTATCAAAGTTTCTGTCGATGATTTTGGAACCGGATACTCCAGTCTAAGTTACTTACGCACTTTACCTGTTGATGAGATAAAACTTGATCGCTGCTTTATCGAACAATTACCGGAAAATGAAAAGGATGGTGCTATTGTTGCCGCCATTATTGTGATGGCACATAAACTCGGACTAGAAGTGGTCGCTGAAGGTATTGAAACCCCTGCTCAAGCCCAGTTTCTTAGAGAATATGAATGTGATTATTTTCAAGGGTTTTATTTTGCTAAACCGGCTCCCCTTGCTGAGCTTAAACTTAATTATAAGCAAGTAGGATGA